A single genomic interval of Eptesicus fuscus isolate TK198812 chromosome 10, DD_ASM_mEF_20220401, whole genome shotgun sequence harbors:
- the PRDM1 gene encoding PR domain zinc finger protein 1 isoform X1: MEKIYSRGELHHFIDGFNEEKSNWMRYVNPAHSAREQNLAACQNGMNIYFYTIKPIPANQELLVWYCRDFAERLHYPYPGELTVMNLTQAQSHPKQQSTERNDLCPKSAPKREYSVKEILKLDSHPSKGKDLYRSNISPLTSEKDTGDFRRNGSPEMPFYPRVVYPIRAPLPEDFLKASLAYGMERPTYIPHSPIPSSTTPSPSARSSPDQSLKSSSPHSSPGNTVSPLAPGPQDHRDSYPYLNAPYGPEGLGAYPGYAPPHHLPPSFIPSYNAHYPKFLLPPYGMNCNGLSTMGSINGISNFGLFPRLYPVYSNLLGGGSLPHPMLNPATLPSSLPSEGARRLLQPEHPREVLVPTPRSAFSLTGAAASMKDKVCSPTSGSPTAGTAATAEHVVQPKATSAAMAAPSSDEAMNLIKNKRNMTGYKTLPYPLKKQNGKIKYECNVCSKTFGQLSNLKVHLRVHSGERPFKCQTCNKGFTQLAHLQKHYLVHTGEKPHECQVCHKRFSSTSNLKTHLRLHSGEKPYQCKVCPAKFTQFVHLKLHKRLHTRERPHKCAHCHKSYIHLCSLKVHLKGNCPLAPTTGLPLEELTRINEEIEKFDISDNADRLEDMEDNIDVTSSVVEKEILAVVRKEREETGLKVSLQRNLGNGLLSGCNLYESSDLSLMKLPPSNPLPLGPVKVKQETVESVDP, encoded by the exons ATGGAAAAG ATCTACTCCAGAGGGGAGCTGCACCACTTCATCGATGGCTTTAACGAGGAGAAGAGCAACTGGATGCGCTACGTGAATCCGGCGCACTCTGCCCGAGAGCAGAACCTGGCTGCGTGCCAGAATGGGATGAACATCTACTTCTACACCATTAAGCCCATTCCTGCCAACCAGGAGCTGCTTGTGTGGTATTGTCGGGACTTTGCAGAAAGGCTGCACTACCCTTACCCTGGAGAGCTGACAGTGATGAATCTCA CACAAGCACAGAGCCACCCAAAGCAGCAGAGCACTGAGAGGAATGACCTTTGCCCCAAGAGCGCCCCAAAGAGAGAGTACAGCGTGAAAGAAATCCTGAAATTGGACTCCCACCCCTCCAAAGGAAAGGACTTGTACCGTTCGAACATTTCACCCCTCACTTCAGAAAAGGACACGGGCGACTTCAGAAGGAACGGGAGCCCCGAAATGCCCTTCTACCCCCGGGTCGTGTACCCGATCCGGGCCCCTCTCCCGGAAGACTTTTTGAAAGCTTCCCTGGCCTACGGGATGGAGAGGCCGACGTACatcccccactcccccatcccGTCCTCCACGACGCCCAGTCCCTCCGCAAGAAGCAGCCCCGACCAAAGCCTCAAAAGctccagtccccacagcagcCCAGGGAACACCGTGTCGCCTCTGGCCCCCGGGCCTCAAGACCACCGGGACTCCTACCCCTACTTGAACGCGCCCTACGGCCCCGAAGGCCTGGGTGCTTACCCTGGATACGcgcctccccaccacctcccgcCCTCCTTCATCCCCTCCTACAATGCTCACTACCCCAAGTTCCTTCTGCCCCCCTACGGCATGAATTGCAACGGCCTGAGCACCATGGGCAGCATCAACGGCATCAGCAACTTCGGCCTCTTCCCCAGGCTGTACCCCGTCTACAGTAACCTCCTCGGTGGGGGCAGCCTGCCTCACCCCATGCTCAACCCGGCCACTCTGCCCAGCTCGCTGCCCTCGGAAGGAGCTCGGAGGTTGCTGCAGCCGGAACATCCCAGGGAGGTGCTGGTCCCCACGCCCCGCAGTGCCTTCTCCCTCACCGGGGCCGCCGCCAGCATGAAGGACAAGGTGTGCAGCCCCACCAGCGGGTCGCCCACTGCGGGCACAGCTGCCACGGCGGAACACGTGGTGCAGCCCAAAGCTACCTCAGCAGCGATGGCAGCCCCCAGCAGTGACGAGGCCATGaatctcataaaaaataaaaggaacatgACTGGCTACAAGACACTCCCCTACCCCCTCAAGAAGCAGAATGGCAAGATTAAGTACGAATGCAATGTTTGCTCCAAGACTTTTGGCCAGCTCTCAAACCTGAAG GTCCACCTCCGAGTGCACAGTGGAGAACGGCCTTTCAAATGTCAGACTTGCAACAAAGGCTTCACTCAGCTCGCCCACCTGCAGAAACACTACCTGGTCCACACGGGAGAAAAGCCACATGAATGCCAG GTTTGCCACAAGCGGTTCAGCAGCACCAGCAATCTCAAGACCCACCTGCGACTCCACTCGGGAGAGAAACCTTACCAATGCAAGGTGTGCCCCGCCAAGTTCACCCAGTTCGTGCACCTGAAACTCCACAAGCGCCTACACACCCGGGAGCGGCCCCACAAGTGCGCCCATTGCCACAAGAGCTACATCCATCTCTGCAGCCTCAAGGTCCATCTGAAGGGGAACTGTCCCCTGGCCCCAACCACGGGGCTGCCTTTGGAGGAGCTGACTCGAATCAACGAAGAAATCGAGAAGTTTGACATCAGTGACAATGCCGACCGGCTCGAGGACATGGAGGACAACATCGATGTGACCTCCTCTGTGGTGGAGAAGGAAATCCTGGCCGTggtcaggaaagagagagaagaaactggCCTGAAAGTGTCCTTGCAAAGAAACCTGGGGAATGGACTCCTCTCAGGGTGTAACCTCTATGAGTCATCAGACCTGTCCCTCATGAAGTTGCCTCCCAGCAACCCACTACCTCTGGGACCTGTCAAGGTCAAACAAGAAACAGTCGAATCAGTGGATCCTTAA